The Xyrauchen texanus isolate HMW12.3.18 chromosome 25, RBS_HiC_50CHRs, whole genome shotgun sequence genome includes the window TTCATGAGTGACGACagaggacagaactaaacattcaaacgtagcttggtttagatctgtgatattagtctgattttattttagatttcgccttccaaagattataaaaataatatttatacataagccgcattctgtccatcacaacttccttcccttcacagcggtgcactgacatttctccctaaaactcaaacttaacgtcagaatcagcacgatcggtgattgttgtaaaatgctactgttgctaaattgcgggacgcgtttaataataaaaagagcacaagagataccgttcccaaggcggcacgCGCTCCGATacagaccacaacgagacaagcaaagtataggctactttgggtttcatgtgcgcgtctaaacgatcaaatatacacaaaaatatgtcaaaacgaccggcttggaggttcacttaaacacagtttatgtcttaaatggacgtagtgctatggaaatagttggggagaaaatatgctgcatcaggagcctattagatctgaactcggtcttaaaggggaagcagtctattaaacatgtgacgattgagccattactgcgaatcaaacaacaaaaggcaaagagaaaatcacttacagctcttgaatgaataacttctgcattaataagcattaatctatctatgagaaactatgcagtgttattttacaattgataacTTCATTAGATTTCTtcttagaccacacctgaacagtaatgttagtagaccttcctgaaattaaatcactgtgcctatataacgtttatatatatataaataaataaaacaaaaagaaccgttaagaacaCAGTTAAAGTACCGGaacgataagcagtatcggtaagatagtaataccattaaaaccttaacgatacccatccctagttatgcctgtgcttctcttggatgctctgaatattggattacgtgtctggattgccccttaattaaaactgcatttggatctcaaccttcgtgtctcggagcagtttgtaacacctgctttgtttatttaatatatttgttgtgcattatttatacaatatgtttttacattatacatttttaatttaagtgtacaagtgcagattggtcaagtgttcaataaatgtatttgttgagaaattttgtctatcttaagtaattatttgtgttacattttatctttcaaataaaaggttcaaataagaggttaaaaacaagcacatatcggccaaaataaataggcagcattaatcggccatcgaccgacccggatttcaaaagatcggcatcggtctgaaaaaaccaatatcggtcgacctctaatatcaACCTTGAAAACCTAACTGtgaaaatcaagcattttccaaacttTCAAAGATCTGTACGAACTctgactgctgtgtgtgaaaatcccaggagatcagcagagaaatactcaaaccagcccgtctggcaccaacaatcatgccactgtccaaatcactgagatcacattttatccccattatgatggttgatgtgaacattaactgaagctcccgaaccacacgattgtctgattagataatcgcataaataagtaggtgtatagatgttccttataaagtgctcagtaagtgtagtttccaaagcatagccacaagatataacattatacatgttaacatgattttagtgtgataaaattcctTACTAACCACATCCGTGTATAGTTTTATCCAATACTACAACTTAATTTTCATGACAATGAATCCCCATAATCCCAGTATTGGAAAgcctataactttaaacagataaagtaaaatattttattacaataaaatcatgttaacatgtataatgcttACATCTtatggctacacttttgaaaccatGTGCATTTTAGCATATGGACTAGCTCCATTCACTTTACAAAATTCCACTGTGTAAGTGGCTTACTGTAAccactttttttttcatgaacGAGGGAAATAATTTTTTCAAGTACCATAATCAACATCATGTCACAAATACAGCAGATGAGCTGATCTCACCCAGaacatttattaaagttgctaATAAACTGTGCATAGTAAATGAAATGCTTTTTGTTGACGATACACAGGCTCTAGAAAAGTTTTCAATGGCTAAGTGTCTGTGAGTGATTATAGGAAAGGTTCTTGGTTGGTACAACtagaacaaaacaaagccacTTTAAACTGGACCCTTAGACATGCTGTGTCTGTCTAGGATTACTGATGTATCTACATAATTTACAGCTTACTTCGCAACTGAGTTTGGTGCCAGTTTGTCCTGTGGTGAAAAGgtcagtttggtggatgtagattCTCTTGGCTTAGACAAGGACCTAAACTGATCATCTGGAGCAAGAAAGGTCAGACTGTGGTCATACTGTATGTTCTTTTTCATTTAATTCTGAATGATACAGAGGTCAAACCACAACAACATTTTCAAACTCCATAATTTCAGTTTGTGGATCTGTGCGCTTGCTTTAGGCACTGGTGGTAAGTGGGCTGGATAATTTGCTGTCACAATTGATTGCTTTTTGACCAATCACATCTATACTCATTCCTAGACCACATTCTATCCCAAGACTATTCCTAGGAGAGTGAGATTGGTTTAGCAAAATTGAGGTTGTGACCATTAATGTTCTGAACGTTCAAACCAAACCCAAAAAAGACACTGATATGAGTGGAGCCAGCCTAGACAGTGAATGGTAAAtgttgaaaacattttgaaaattggTGCTTGTAATGTTCCATGGTGTAGATTACACTTGAAGGCATAAAGTTTGTCCTCATCCCATTAAGTAAGaacaagaaaaaacacaacaaatactTTAGTCTAGTCAAGCATGTGAAAATGAGTGTCACTATGGTCAAAGAGGGTAGGGTAGACACTGAcccagaaaagaaagagagatactGCCTAATTCTACCTTTTTTATTCAGTAAAGTCCCACTTCCTTTGCATAATCTATTATATAATCCAGGTGAGACAGTTTAATTGAAGCTTGCAATGATGAATGTGGATAACACATAGAATAAGTGGCTTACTATTGTGCAtctgaggtttatgcttaaaatttgcttctttttttttatccttcCGTTAAATATGGCGCAGATTACCACTGAATTTGAGGGATTTCAACACGTTTACGCTATCAGTGCCTATCCTTAGAATATGAATAGTATAGAAATACAACAGTATTTTTGAGATACTTAAGTTACATGTATGTTATTACATCCTACGATGCtgtataaacaaaaaaatatcaagTAAAGGTGATAAAACTACCCAATTGGCACCATCTTTTAGTCAGGATAGTGGCCGGCAGTGTTGAATCACACATAGCAACAGAAGACATGGCAgccataaatatacagtacaaacgTTTGCTACCTGGTTACATTCAAACGTGCAAACCCCTTAATTTGAACGTTCAAGCAGTATTTTTTGCTCGCTCCGTCCATTGCCAATATCAATTTCAGCACCACCTCTTTGTGTTAGCAGCTAAGCTATGTGTCCTCAGGATTCCTGAGTGTTTGAAAGACACAATACAGCTAGGATGCATTTTGGTTTTGTAGTTTATATCTGTAAATGCAAATCCTCTAAATATCAGAAGGTGGTGATTATTTACCAAAATGGTTAATGATACTCACCGGTGTGCTGCATCCTCTGTCGTTATTTTACCTAAAGCAGCTGGCAGAAAGGTCTTCAGCGCTATATCCAAAGAATCTATCAACGATTCAATCGTTCGTAGGCATCTCGTTATGATATTAACGTGATTAGTCGTGTGTTTTGGCTGGTATTTACTCCTTTTCTTACACGAGCGGTTGATTCCCGTGTTTGAGCGGCGTCGTTAAATTCTGCAAATCCTCCTGGACACATAATTTGTTAAACTAAACATATTGCTTTTCCTTTTCGAGAGATTTTCAGCACACCCTTCTTCCAGTGAATGTAACAGCAACGTATTCACAGGTATACagcgtgatatatatatatataagtagatttattttacacaatttacaGAGCAACGTCCATCGTTGCAGCGTTCGTGATAGGTCAGTCTGAGTACAATCATTTATCCTTTTTTGGTTGACGATAGAGACGCGCGCGCTCAACCGCTCGTTCCGTGAGCTCCAACTATGCGCGCCGCCGCCTCTTTCTGACCACGCGAGGTCGCGCATTGTCCCAATTAACATCTGATAAAACGATTTGATAGCTGTTCTAAACATtcatttgaatgtgtttgttaCTTAATTTTGTGCACTGGTTAATAGCAATTGTGTATTGCTTTATGATTCCTGCAATTGTTTAATAACCGACAATTAATGTGAGCTATAATCCAAACCCGGATGACCATTAAAGTGAacaatttgcttttttaaagggctagttcacaaaaaaattaaatgttactcaccctcatgccatcacagatgtgtatgtctttcttctgcaaaacacatagatttttagaagatttagAAGAAattttaagtgaaaaaaaaaagttacataatttTTTCACCCAAACCCAAGTAGACCAGTTCAgacgacatggattaaaccactggagtcttatggattacttttatgctgactttatctcctttttgtgaTTTAACATTCTGTTACggaccttattcagagtagcaACAAGTTTaattttgacaggaatgaaaacaaggctgcaAGGGATAGTATTGTCAATGGTTGTTGGTTAAAGTGGGGTTGATCGTTCagctgacaaaacattgataacacTTCTTTCCAAAAACATTTAGATAAAACAAATAGGAGTTGTGAAATTCATATGCGATCTGGGACCTATGCCATTGAacagactgtaagtctatccctcacagccttttCATTCccgtaaaaaaaatatatggcgTTGCCCTGATGGTCTATTAGCTTTACAAAATACGTTAGAAGACTTTAATGAAATTATACAAATTCTATGACAATTCGGTCCAAACTGCCATTACAAATCCTTGCTTCTTTGCTGTCCCCTAGTGTATAAAATCAGGTAACACCGCTGTCCATGGTGCTTGTTTGCATGCTCTCGTAGTCTAACTCTAACAGATGGGAGTGGGACTTTAGTTACTGCACGTGAAACGCAACCGACCAAAGCATGTTCAAAAACTAAACGACACGTCACGCAAGACGACCACATTGTGTTTCAGTGATTGGAAATAAATAGGGCATCACATTTCAAACAGCCTATTGCGATCGAACACAGGCAAAACAAATATCTTTGAgtttattttaagacaaatttgtaTCCCTCCAAAAGCTGTCCTAAACTGTATCAAATAAATAACCGTGATGAACATTGAAAACATTTTAGCCAAATACATTGCATCGAAACTAATAGTCAAGCAAAATGgctcttaaagtaatagttcactcaaaaatgaaaattctctcatcattcactcaccctcatgccatcccagatgtgtatgaatttccttcttctgttgaatacaaacgaagatttttagaagaatatttaagctctataGGTCCACACAATGTATGTGAAATGTGGCAAGCACTTGAaggtccatatgactccagtggttaaataaatatcttcagaagtgaaatgataagtgtgggttagaaacagatcaatatttaagttcttttttctttaatgacaactctccactttcacattcttctgtttttgacaattcacattctttgtgcatattgccacctactaggcagggaggagaatttatcatCTTAATTTGCGTGCAgaagaaaatgaaataattttcatttttgggtgaacaagaCCTTTAAACCCTTAATCAATACATCAACATTTCATCCAAGAGGAAATTTATTTcaaatagaacaaaaaatacacCCGTTTGAAAACTgtctcaattaaaaaaattaaagtatgaCACAAATATTATCATGAGTCCATACAATCCCCAGTGTCTCTTGATGTAAATGTATATGGTTTTTCTTCAACTTTATCTATTGTTCATATTTATATAGTGCACTGTTTTGCAGCACTTGTCTAATGCTTGTATTTATAGGTCTATGGTCTCTATTGTCCTTCATGTGTATAATTGTCAACTTGTAATATGGTGCTACTGTGACTGTTTGTATGTTCTGTGTATGCTGCAAGGTTTCCTGGGAAACCATATTTCATATTTCTCTCATCCCTGCAATGgaaaaatgacaataaagctgACTTTGACTTAGCAACATCTAGATACATCTTTTGTACACACTGTGTATCATATTTTAAACTGTATATACCTTAAATAtactatttaaatattgttacaattaaaaatatatcacATGCCAGTATTTTTTCTATATAAACTGTTCTTCCTTTATCAATCACAACAGTTCTAATCAAATGAACCAGATGACTTCTACCAGTTATATTGTCATTACGGTTTCTTCATTCACCTTGCACAAACACCTCACAGAGCAATCCACCTTGAACCTTCTAATGAGTCAAATTCTTAAGTAGCAAAGTAATCCATGATTATTCAGTTTCTGAAATGAAGCAAATTTTTGAATGTAGAGCTCTTTGTTCTATGTGCTGGAGGTATTTCTAGTTCAAAGTCCTAGTGAGAACTTAATTCTCTAAAGGAGCACGCAAAGGAACACAGCCATCCATCTCCAGAGACTCAGGCCAGCCTTCATACTTATTACTGCTTTTACTGTTCTTCATtcgctaagagagagagagagagagagagagagaagataagATCTCAATTTATCAGAAAACAAGGGGCAAAGTTCACACTTGAGTCCAAAAACATATACCTacgtatacagtgaggaaaataagtatttgaacaccctgctattttgcaagttctcccacttagaaatcatggaggggtctgaaattgtcatcgtaggtgcatgtccactgtgagagacataatctaaaaaagaaaatccagaaatcacaatgtatgattttttaaatatttattggtatgatacagctgcaaataagtatttgaacacctgagaaaatcaatgttaatattgcaattacagaggtcaaacgtttcctgtagtttttcaccaggtttgcacacactgcaggagggattttggcccactcctccacacagatcttctctagatcagtcaggtttctgggatgtcgctgagaaacacggagtttgagctccctccaaagattctctattgggtttaggtctggagactggctaggccacgccagaaccttgatatgcttcttacagagccactccttggttatcctggctgtgtgcttcgggtcactgtcatgttggaagacccagcctcgacccatcttcaatgctctaactgagggaaggaggttgttccccaaaatctcacaatacatggccccggtcatcctctccttaatacagtgcagtcagccctgtcccatgtgcagaaaaacacccccaaagcatgatgctaccacccccatgcttcacagtagggatggtgttcttgggatggtactcatcattcttcttcctccaaacacggttagtggaattatgaccaaaaagttctattttggtctcatctgaccacatgactttctcccatgactcctctggatcatccaaatggtcattggcaaacttaagacgggccttgacatgtgctggtttaagcaggggaacctttccgtgccatgcatgatttcaaaccatgacgtcttggtgtaataccaacagtaaccttggaaacggtggtcccagctcttttcaggtcattgaccagctcctcccgtgtagttctgggctgatttctcacctttcttaggatcattgagaccccacgaggtgagatcttgcatggagccccagtccgagggagattgacagtcatgtttagcttcttccattttctaatgattgctccaacagtggaccttttttcaccaagctgcttggcaatttcccgtagccctttccagccttgtggaggtgtacaattttgtctctagtgtctttggacagctctttggtcttggccatgttagtagttggattcttactgattgtatggggtggacaggtgtctttatgcagctaacaacctcaaacaggtgcatctaatttaggataataaatggagtggaggtggacattttaaaggcagactaacaggtctttgagggtcagaattctagctgatagacaggtgttcaaatacttatttgcagctgtatcatacaaataaatagttaaaaaatcatacattgtgatttctggatttttttttagattatgtctctcacagtggacatgcacctacgatgacaatttcagaccctccatgatttccaagtgggagaacttgcaaaatagcagggtgttcaaatacttattttcctcactgtatatatcacTTCATGGAGTACTTGTTTATGGATTCACAACTatttcaaaaaattatattattcatGAAGTAATCCAAGATGATATTAATATCTAAATTCTCATTGTGGACTAGTCCTAGGAAAAGTTTAAACAGGTCTCCAAGCCAGATTAGTTCTACTCGCAACCTGATTGGTTCCTATCCCTAAAGCCCACCCCTAACCCGAACCATAGATGGGAGTCATAGGCCTCTATCCATAAAAGCCATCATAAAACATCTGTGATGATCCCacctgtatgaatgtaagagctgcttttaactcacAGAATACACAGAAAGCAACCAAGGGATTTTAGTGTACATGACtaatatgtttacattgtagCCTGGTGGTGTGAATACATTCTGTGCTTCATAATtttatgatgtgttgtttattgactatCATTAGTGTATACACATTAACTATATAGGACATATTGACAATACAATAATGACTTACCTGTATACAGTCTGGGTGTTATGAATTTAACATCATCCTATGTACATTTTCAATTTAATTGTATCTGAATCTTgattatgttataaatataattgataCACGTACAGATAACTGAAatgtctgaataaatgagcaaaaacCAACAAGTTTTTTTTAATCCGTGCTCTCCCCCCTGATCGCTACTTGACTTTGGCAAAATTAAGTTGTGTCACTTGAaagatataattttatatataaaaaaaaaatttaaaaaaaggaaacccaaaacaatacattttggcTCTCGTAAGTAAACAGCAGTATCCctttttcaagatttataaatagaaaccAAAACCACACTGAAGtttatggaattttggtcacaaacatggcagcACAGCCATACAGTGACGTCACAGGAAAAAGGTAAATATTATTGCACCAAGTTGCTACATTATTTGGCAACCCCAAACGCTTTAAATTACTTATAGTAGTATATTACTTGGCGGTAGAATTTATTTTCTGTGTTGTGCCTAAGAACACAAACTTACTCATGGTACTGTAAAATGACTATACAGCATGGCCTCTCGTGGTTTATTGCAGTGTGTTTTGTACACAGGCATTTGTTTCAAAAGGTTTTGAATGCAATAGCATCGATCATGAAATTAGCACAATGTATTTTCTAGTACCCTCTTGTTAAGACTAAACTATACAGATGTATAACTTACTGAATAAAAATACAACCAtcttaatgataataaaaatttattaaaaacaaaaaaaacaaaactgaatggccgataccgataaccaCAGAGCGGGATGGGAAATGGCTGATAAAAAACTGATATATATGTGATATAGGCTTATACAATTAAATGACAGCAAGTGTAATTTCACTCAATATTTACTTGAAATTCAGTCAAATATTTGGAAACAGTAACTTTGCATTATCCATTGATTAGGCTGTTGGTGCAGAACATTGGAACTGACACAATCAAGAATATCAAATTAGTCCACTCCAATATCAACTGATTTAAAGGCTTGACTGATATAACGGTCTATCAATACAAAAAACAACTCTTAAACTTTTTTAGAGGGTCTTCAATCCTGAGCGCACCAATATAATGCCTAGTCTTTCCATAATTATTACCTGTTCAAATGGGCTCTTATTCTCTATTCCTTTGGCTCCAACAAACACCCAGCTGTCCCTGAAAGCCAATTCCTTTGCTGCTGTGCTCCCCAGCTCATCAAACAGCCGTCGAGCTTCATCATTCAACCTGTAGGATTTAGCACTCTCATTTAGCCTTgaggaaattaataaataaatccatTCAAAAAGACTGAAGGAAATAAAAGAGCCTGGAATTAAATGAGAAGTGCAGAAATATATAGACTCTTACTTGGAGGCTGGGTCATCGAACGAAGCGACAAATACCAGTGTTCCCTCATGGAGAGGCCGAAGAAACTTCAGCAGCTCTGAAACCTCTTTGGAGGAGATACAGTGTGCTTGTATGAAGATCTAAAGGGTACCTCCATTTATGAGAAAATAATACAATCATATAATTCTAAAGTTCAGCTTACCTCCTGCCCACATATCAAATGCTTTTATTTCCAAAACTTCTCCATTAAGCCCTGAGAAATGGCAATTGAATAAAGACTTGGCATcagcataattgttttttttttttttttaaaacacatgcataaatatataattattggaTAATTCAAGCTATTTACCATTTACTAAAGCAATATTGAGGCCTCTGCCAACATTGTTTTTGGCACTGCTGACAAGACTGTAAGACCAAATAAGTAAAAgtcaataaaaaacacaaaatagcaTTTTTGAAGAGAGCTATTATAGAACTCATTTGAGATAGGGTGCTAAAGTATTTGTAGAAGGGAGGAACAGGAAATGGAATGTTGAATACAAACAAAACACgggcaatgaaaaaaaaaagagaccacAGCCTACTTGCATCATGTTCCCCCAAAAAGATAATGAGTCTGGTAGTGATGGCCATGAGACAAAAGAGAGGATATTATGGTCCCAGAGGAGTTAGAACAAGAAATAGGGGGTTGCATGCAGAGCTCAGTGCAGCAGAGAAAATTTCAGGTGACTTGCATTTTATCCTCCAGACATATTTTGGGGCCAATGACATTGGCAGCACCAGAGACCAGCCGGAATGCGAGATGTTTGGGAGGGCATGGGGCTGACAGGCCACAGCTGAACTTGCGTGGTCTTGGTTCTACAAGAGAGCGAATTATTGCATtcaattaaaaggaatagttcaaccaaaatgaaaattatgaaataatttactcactaCCGAAaataaaagatgttaggcagaatgtaagcatcagtccccattcacgttcattgcatatttttccatacaatgggaTCGCAAGAATGATTTCGACAAAACCTCAAGTATGTTAACCAGCTTAATAGCGTAAATCAACAGAATTCACCCAAAACTAAAATTTTAGATATTAAGGCATAAAAACACAAGTTCAAGAGTAAACAAATGTAGTGACAGTGCAGCATTGGTCTGATAGGTCAAGTGACTGTTCTTTCAACTTGCCTGAAACTCTCTCACACTGCCCCAGGGCCAGTGGCCTGAAAATCTCTTACACTGCCCATGGACCAGTGGCCCGAAACTTTCTCACACTGCCCCCGGGCCAGTGGCCCGAAACTCTCTCAAACTGCCCCCGGGCCAGTGGCCCGAAGCTCTCTCAAACTGCCCCCGTGCCAGTGGCCTGACCCTCTCTTACACTGCCCTAAGGCCAGTGGACCAAACCTCTCTCACCCTGCCCCTGGGCCAGTGGACCAAAACTCTATCACATTGTTCCCGGGCCAGTAGGCCATTCTTATTGTTGAGCACTGGTTACACAAGTTAAGAACAGCAtgctgcatgagtgtgagtaaacaaGAAATGTGTGGAATACGATTTTCAGTTAATTATATTTTCCAATATAATTTTACCTGTAGTGGGCTCTTCTTGTCCACCTATGA containing:
- the fam3a gene encoding protein FAM3A → MRLAVALRTVALVLFLGFTWLLASSMLGGDGNSVIRKIFNGGQEEPTTEPRPRKFSCGLSAPCPPKHLAFRLVSGAANVIGPKICLEDKILVSSAKNNVGRGLNIALVNGLNGEVLEIKAFDMWAGEVSELLKFLRPLHEGTLVFVASFDDPASKLNDEARRLFDELGSTAAKELAFRDSWVFVGAKGIENKSPFEQRMKNSKSSNKYEGWPESLEMDGCVPLRAPLEN